Proteins encoded in a region of the Triticum dicoccoides isolate Atlit2015 ecotype Zavitan chromosome 3A, WEW_v2.0, whole genome shotgun sequence genome:
- the LOC119269296 gene encoding basic leucine zipper 23-like: protein MDDGLYLPIPSHLLFPYPEISHGFDDEFLACTHTHTCNVPSWPAAAHSHTCLHAHTQVIASGEDHAEHDQLRNLRKPLGNREAVRKYRQKKKAHAAFLEEEVKKLRAANQQLLRRLQGHAALEAEVARLTGLLLDVRGKIDGAEIGGRPFQERCSFGSVVGTAAEPTAPCFDSGSAEVPAAWETCEIDGGGIVSGELGVPEVVDAVASFVNSPA, encoded by the coding sequence ATGGACGACGGACTATACCTTCCGATCCCCAGCCACCTTCTGTTTCCATATCCTGAGATCTCCCACGGCTTCGATGATGAGTTCCTAGCGTGTACTCACACACACACCTGCAACgttccatcatggccggccgcgGCGCACTCCCACACGTGCCTGCACGCGCACACCCAAGTCATAGCTTCCGGCGAAGATCACGCGGAGCATGACCAGCTGAGGAATCTCCGGAAGCCTCTGGGGAACCGTGAGGCCGTGCGCAAGTACCGGCAGAAGAAGAAAGCCCACGCAGCCTTCCTCGAggaggaggtcaagaagctccgCGCCGCCAACCAGCAGCTCCTGAGGCGGCTGCAGGGCCACGCGGCGCTGGAGGCCGAGGTGGCGAGGCTGACGGGCCTCCTGCTCGATGTCCGAGGCAAGATCGATGGGGCTGAGATCGGCGGCCGGCCGTTCCAGGAGCGGTGCAGCTTCGGCTCTGTCGTCGGCACTGCTGCAGAACCGACAGCACCATGCTTTGATTCTGGCAGTGCTGAGGTACCAGCGGCCTGGGAGACTTGCGAGATCGATGGCGGTGGCATCGTTTCGGGAGAACTTGGTGTTCCTGAAGTGGTGGATGCTGTTGCCAGCTTCGTGAACTCTCCTGCATAA